The Sphingobacterium bambusae genome includes a window with the following:
- a CDS encoding SusC/RagA family TonB-linked outer membrane protein produces MMKIYKMGLLMLLLCATHLSMAQQKVTVSGRVTDKGGQVVPGVSIKEKTGGTSTSSNVSGTFTILVPDNAMLIVTSVGYESQEIPVNGRNTLDIILASTDTDLEEVVVVGYDTRTRSKVLGSVATIGGEQLANRPVTNVSTAISGLAAGVQVNQGNGRPGSDGATIRVRGSGSLNYASSLIIIDGIQQPSMDLVNPEDIETISVLKDANTAAIYGARAANGVIMITTKKGANRPSQVSYSTIFSRLNPSVKPTFVSDYVRHMQLYNEAAENVGVAGHYTQDAIDLWTRATADPNGILAPSGLPNYVAYPNVDWGEWIYNENWLQNHNLRMDGGNDNTTYGVSTRYQNNPGIMHNTGMKRYDGRVNLQSKIKDFLSLVTNTFLYNERRDRGSDANLYNFLRQTTPGIYPMYEGQFGGAVASSNESSQLNNLLLYLYDNLGSNERTYLNTTLFAHVDILDGLKFETSFNYNARFDEVNTFANPSLRYDFSTMEPVNTAAVPAQMTTSQSAAKQYRKTFDNVLRYNKAFDVHNLGVILGHNEYYFKSSSFGATQRGLIDPTITNIGSATEMVSISGGEVDMAMRSFFGRITYDYDSKYLVEFNLRRDGSSKFGANYKYGNFLSVGLGYNISKEAFMKPLEPYVQNLRLRGSWGRLGNDLGDDLNHYAWHGVYGSNSYSFNAAPVNALRESQFGNPNLRWEGTTSTELGLEFATLKNRATVQVDYYNKQSYDGIRRAQVPLTAGFRAAPLYNQSEVRNRGIELSLAWRDKRGDFSYSLGGNFALNANMVTKFEGALQEGWVDNADGTRTWTSNLGQVSTGGTSRVLENHMINEYYLRQVYRGDGSYFNADGSVNVNGGPTTGMIRSEGDFEWVRAMKNAGYAFLTRTMNPAENYGSASLYYGDLIYADLNGDGLYGGTDDQYLTGTASAPRYIFGFNANFSYKGFDMSMIWAGEWGGQYYWTDHGYNSNIMIAGNQVTTRIAEDHYFYNPNNPTDPRTNTQGYFPRLKYGANSENINNVASDYWLYDNGFIKLRNLQLGYTFHSNLTERIKIRNLRVFFSGENLLLFTKFPGGDPEIGNSTAEYPTMRQYAFGLNIGF; encoded by the coding sequence ATGATGAAGATTTACAAAATGGGGCTATTAATGCTCTTGCTATGTGCTACACATCTCAGTATGGCTCAGCAGAAAGTGACTGTTTCGGGGCGTGTGACCGACAAAGGCGGGCAGGTTGTTCCTGGTGTGTCGATTAAAGAGAAGACAGGAGGGACTTCTACATCCAGCAACGTATCTGGAACATTTACTATACTCGTTCCTGACAATGCAATGCTGATCGTTACGAGTGTTGGCTATGAGAGCCAAGAGATTCCGGTCAATGGACGGAACACGCTGGATATCATCCTAGCGTCCACAGACACCGATCTTGAAGAAGTTGTGGTTGTTGGTTATGATACGCGAACGCGCTCCAAGGTATTGGGCTCTGTAGCCACTATTGGCGGGGAACAGCTAGCTAACAGACCCGTCACCAATGTATCAACGGCTATATCGGGACTGGCTGCTGGCGTGCAAGTGAATCAGGGAAACGGAAGGCCCGGAAGCGACGGTGCAACGATCCGCGTTCGTGGATCGGGGAGTTTAAACTACGCCAGCTCATTAATTATCATCGATGGCATCCAACAACCTTCTATGGATTTGGTAAACCCAGAAGACATTGAAACGATTTCCGTTTTGAAGGATGCCAATACGGCGGCTATTTATGGTGCCAGAGCTGCCAATGGCGTAATTATGATCACCACAAAAAAAGGTGCAAACCGACCTTCGCAAGTTAGCTATTCCACTATTTTTTCCCGACTAAACCCTTCCGTCAAGCCTACTTTTGTAAGTGATTATGTAAGGCATATGCAGCTTTATAATGAAGCGGCAGAAAATGTTGGAGTTGCAGGACATTATACCCAAGATGCGATCGATTTGTGGACACGGGCAACTGCAGATCCAAATGGTATATTGGCTCCATCCGGACTGCCCAACTATGTTGCTTATCCCAACGTAGACTGGGGTGAATGGATATACAATGAGAATTGGCTACAAAATCACAACCTGCGTATGGATGGTGGCAACGATAACACTACCTATGGTGTTTCCACACGGTATCAAAACAATCCTGGTATTATGCATAATACGGGGATGAAGAGGTATGATGGACGTGTTAATTTGCAATCTAAGATTAAAGATTTTTTAAGTCTCGTAACCAATACGTTTTTATATAACGAACGTAGGGATAGAGGTAGCGACGCAAATCTGTATAACTTTTTACGGCAGACCACGCCCGGGATTTATCCGATGTATGAAGGACAATTTGGTGGTGCCGTGGCTTCTTCTAATGAATCTTCTCAACTGAATAATCTCTTGCTCTATCTTTATGATAATTTAGGGAGCAATGAACGTACGTATTTAAACACAACTTTGTTTGCGCACGTTGACATTTTGGATGGCCTTAAATTTGAAACTAGTTTCAACTATAATGCTCGTTTTGATGAAGTTAATACTTTTGCAAACCCTTCGTTGCGCTATGATTTTTCTACCATGGAACCTGTCAATACGGCGGCGGTTCCTGCACAGATGACCACCTCACAATCTGCAGCAAAGCAGTATAGGAAAACCTTCGATAACGTGCTTCGCTACAACAAAGCTTTCGATGTACATAATCTCGGCGTCATATTGGGGCATAACGAATATTACTTTAAAAGTAGTAGTTTCGGAGCTACGCAACGCGGCTTGATAGATCCTACTATCACCAATATTGGTTCTGCCACAGAAATGGTTTCCATAAGCGGAGGGGAGGTCGACATGGCCATGCGTTCCTTTTTCGGGCGCATTACCTACGATTACGACAGCAAATATTTGGTCGAGTTTAATTTAAGGCGAGACGGATCTTCCAAATTTGGAGCAAACTATAAATACGGTAATTTTCTCTCTGTAGGTTTAGGCTACAATATCTCTAAGGAAGCATTTATGAAGCCACTAGAACCCTATGTTCAAAATTTGCGACTCCGCGGATCTTGGGGGCGGTTGGGGAATGATCTGGGAGACGATTTGAATCACTACGCATGGCATGGCGTGTACGGGTCTAATAGTTATTCTTTCAATGCTGCGCCGGTGAATGCACTGCGCGAGTCGCAGTTTGGTAATCCTAATTTGCGTTGGGAAGGTACAACCAGTACAGAGCTTGGGCTGGAGTTTGCTACCTTAAAGAACCGCGCAACGGTACAGGTAGATTATTATAATAAGCAATCTTATGATGGAATACGTCGTGCTCAGGTACCGCTGACGGCCGGATTTAGAGCGGCTCCATTGTACAATCAGTCGGAAGTAAGAAACAGAGGGATTGAACTAAGCTTGGCTTGGAGAGATAAACGAGGTGACTTCAGTTATAGCCTAGGGGGAAATTTTGCGCTCAACGCGAATATGGTTACCAAATTTGAAGGAGCATTGCAAGAGGGCTGGGTGGATAATGCGGATGGTACACGCACCTGGACAAGTAACCTAGGTCAGGTGTCTACAGGAGGAACTAGCCGAGTGTTGGAAAATCATATGATCAACGAGTACTACCTTCGACAAGTGTATCGCGGTGATGGTAGTTATTTCAACGCTGACGGATCGGTCAACGTGAACGGTGGCCCCACCACTGGGATGATACGGTCAGAAGGTGATTTTGAATGGGTGAGGGCGATGAAAAATGCGGGTTATGCATTCTTGACAAGAACCATGAATCCTGCGGAGAACTATGGTAGCGCTAGCCTTTATTATGGAGATCTTATTTATGCGGATTTGAACGGAGACGGTCTTTACGGGGGAACTGATGATCAATATCTCACCGGGACAGCGTCTGCACCACGGTATATTTTTGGATTCAATGCCAATTTTTCATACAAAGGCTTTGATATGTCCATGATATGGGCTGGAGAGTGGGGCGGACAGTACTATTGGACAGACCATGGTTATAACAGTAACATTATGATAGCTGGAAATCAGGTCACCACGCGGATTGCGGAAGACCATTATTTTTATAATCCCAATAACCCAACTGATCCCAGAACAAATACGCAAGGTTACTTTCCGCGCTTAAAATATGGCGCCAATAGCGAAAATATCAATAACGTTGCGAGCGATTATTGGCTCTATGACAATGGATTTATAAAACTGCGCAATTTGCAGCTTGGTTATACCTTCCATTCGAACTTGACGGAGCGTATAAAAATACGAAATCTTCGGGTATTCTTCTCGGGGGAAAATCTCTTGCTGTTCACCAAATTCCCGGGAGGCGATCCCGAAATCGGAAATTCCACGGCGGAATACCCAACGATGAGGCAGTACGCTTTCGGACTTAATATCGGATTTTAA